A stretch of Nevskiales bacterium DNA encodes these proteins:
- a CDS encoding copper resistance protein B, with the protein MTGPQMLRFALALGLSAAVMPAGAAEDTHHGHHGHEPPATAAPAQQAPVPQIPAPTDAERAAAFPDLDGMEHAHGMDTPDMLYLLLDQFEWVDADHGGALRWEAIGWWGNDERRLWLRTEGERADGETGRAELQLLFGRPLARWWDLLTGLRHDTEPGPSQTWLVLGVQGLAPYWFETEATLFVGESGQSSLRLEVEYELLLTNRLILQPLLEINAYGEDDPARGLGSGLASTEAGLRLRYEIRREIAPYLGVSWEKRHGDSADFARQAGEDVSDTALVAGIRLWY; encoded by the coding sequence ATGACCGGGCCGCAAATGCTGCGCTTCGCGTTGGCCCTCGGCCTGTCGGCGGCCGTCATGCCCGCGGGGGCCGCCGAGGACACCCATCACGGGCATCACGGTCACGAGCCGCCCGCAACCGCGGCGCCGGCGCAGCAAGCGCCGGTGCCGCAGATCCCCGCGCCCACCGACGCCGAGCGCGCCGCGGCCTTTCCGGATCTTGACGGCATGGAGCATGCCCACGGCATGGACACGCCGGACATGCTCTACCTGCTGCTCGACCAGTTCGAGTGGGTGGACGCCGATCACGGCGGCGCGCTGCGCTGGGAGGCGATCGGCTGGTGGGGCAATGACGAGCGGCGGCTGTGGCTGCGCACCGAAGGCGAGCGCGCGGACGGCGAAACCGGGCGCGCCGAGCTGCAACTGCTGTTCGGCCGCCCGCTGGCGCGCTGGTGGGACCTGCTCACCGGCCTGCGCCATGACACCGAGCCCGGCCCCTCGCAGACCTGGCTGGTGCTCGGCGTGCAGGGCCTGGCGCCCTACTGGTTCGAGACCGAGGCCACGCTGTTCGTCGGCGAAAGCGGCCAGAGCAGCCTGCGGCTGGAAGTCGAGTATGAGTTGCTGCTGACCAACCGGCTGATCCTGCAGCCGTTGCTGGAGATCAATGCCTACGGCGAGGACGACCCGGCGCGTGGCCTCGGCTCGGGCCTGGCCAGCACCGAGGCGGGCCTGCGCCTGCGTTACGAGATCCGCCGCGAGATCGCACCCTACCTCGGCGTCAGCTGGGAGAAGCGCCACGGCGACAGCGCCGACTTCGCGCGCCAGGCCGGCGAGGATGTCTCGGACACGGCCCTCGTGGCCGGCATCCGGCTCTGGTACTGA